TGGACCCGGGAGCGCCGGGAACAGGAGGACACCCTGGCCCACATCTACCGCCTCTTCCCCCGTCTGGCGGAACGCCGCCGCCAACGGGCCGGCACCCTGTCCGGCGGCGAACAACAGATGCTGGCCCTGGGCCGGGCCCTCATGAGCCGCCCCCGCCTGCTCCTCCTGGATGAACCCTCCCTGGGCCTGGCCCCCCTGCTGGTGCGGGAGGTCTTCAAGGTGGTGGCCCGCCTCAAAGAGACCGGCGTCAGCATCCTCCTGGTGGAACAGAACGCCGCCGCCGCCCTGGAACTGGCCGACTATGCCTACATCCTGGAAAACGGCCGCCTGACCCTGGAAGGCAAAGGCACAGACCTGCTCACCAACGACCACCTGCGCCGAGCCTACCTGGGAGAAACCCCGGCAGAAAAACCCCTCCCCCCCGTGTAAGTAGCAATGTAAAATGAGGGGAGGGCCGGGGGAGCCTGGCTCCCCCGCCCTCCCCTCATTCTCCCCTCCCAACCCCCCGATAAGGGGTTGGGGGAGAGGGTCTGGGAGAGGGGGCAGGGGTCTGTGACCCCTGGCCCCCTCTCCCAGAGACATTCAGGAGGAGACCCTCCCTGGAGACGCTATG
The genomic region above belongs to Desulfobaccales bacterium and contains:
- a CDS encoding ABC transporter ATP-binding protein gives rise to the protein MHSLEAQDLHIHYGPIRAVAGVSFTVPAGSLVALLGANGAGKSTIIRAVAGLIPVAAGRILLSGEEIQGLPPHEIVRRGVAVCPEGRRVFRNLTVQENLLLGGWTRERREQEDTLAHIYRLFPRLAERRRQRAGTLSGGEQQMLALGRALMSRPRLLLLDEPSLGLAPLLVREVFKVVARLKETGVSILLVEQNAAAALELADYAYILENGRLTLEGKGTDLLTNDHLRRAYLGETPAEKPLPPV